The following coding sequences are from one Acidimicrobiales bacterium window:
- a CDS encoding histidine phosphatase family protein: MASSIVIVRHGATEWSEAGRHTGRTDLPLLDKGRDAARRLRPWFADRHFDLVLVSPLRRATETAELAGLTDPAQAAELDADLMEWDYGEVEGITSADYRATHPGWQVWDGCPGGETADDVGSRADRVLARCAAVDGSVALVAHGHVLRILTARWLAMAPVEGRCWVLDPTSPSTLGHEHDNRVVRSWNLTVG; the protein is encoded by the coding sequence ATGGCATCGAGCATCGTGATCGTCCGGCACGGCGCGACCGAGTGGAGCGAGGCCGGACGGCACACAGGCCGCACCGACCTCCCACTGCTCGACAAGGGCCGCGACGCGGCACGCCGGCTCCGCCCGTGGTTCGCCGACCGACATTTCGACCTGGTGCTCGTGAGTCCGCTGCGACGGGCGACGGAAACCGCCGAGCTCGCCGGCCTCACCGATCCCGCTCAGGCTGCCGAGCTCGACGCCGACCTCATGGAGTGGGACTACGGCGAGGTCGAGGGCATCACCAGCGCCGACTACCGCGCCACGCATCCGGGCTGGCAGGTGTGGGACGGCTGCCCCGGCGGCGAGACGGCCGACGACGTCGGCAGCCGGGCCGACCGGGTGCTGGCGCGCTGCGCTGCCGTGGACGGGTCGGTGGCCCTGGTGGCCCACGGCCACGTCCTGCGGATCCTCACCGCACGCTGGCTCGCGATGGCCCCGGTCGAGGGACGTTGCTGGGTGCTCGACCCGACGAGCCCCTCCACGCTCGGCCACGAGCACGACAACCGGGTCGTCCGCAGCTGGAACCTGACCGTGGGCTGA